A single region of the Melioribacteraceae bacterium 4301-Me genome encodes:
- a CDS encoding LamG-like jellyroll fold domain-containing protein gives MVKRNICLLFIIVFITTKITISQVEVDQKDIEITNEKTKTTVLWLFDAQIGLYPSSVIDDISENDYPLVLGLGGQIVPGKFGNALEPIPHPPIKIPEGKAEYGLQKLPVPNGRTVEPMTWYNANFCALMTSGEKHLRKEVSFKQPTKTKLNIGNFDWTIEFWFCPNKKNGKYGVVFEIGEGPRGENNNVTQLILDSLLANFILINQPANVRLVIPSDAKALNPYLKQWHHFAFVYSAKQKQLMHYVDGKLQKLPEKCVLKGLNEGNEDYMSIGRDGLWKHPLQGKIDELRFSEGIVYVKNFTPPKSFSPQYNGTKKKIELVKGLPLLFDDKSKNKIPIELGSRKYLFIDDAIAEEIKNITFNVNPPKFGGRVINNIKGQFRKHLTVVEDENGLIRMYYGEVNDFLGVRTSKDGIHWQIPDLGNGEYKGLKNITIKEEVGGLGNPFIDPNGPPEAKWKLITGYNNRGIYLYTSPDGFNWTRHKEAVLPFRSGTQSCTFYNDQTQEYVGYHRTGIFSTPSGATQRSSSLTETKDLYTSWKYNPLSQKDYLDSAKIKRLREPLPWWLDNGPLTPGGFGLELPHTFDPDSADPVGTDIYVTKAQKYQWAPDTYFAFPITYFHYEDDGPLTRKILSSPEKRLGSGPVETQIAVSRDGINWKRFYRPAYIGIGNYDGVDVHQVYIAVGMIKMGNEIWQYFLGNPEYHSSYQNLDSLIAVYRTIQRIDGFISADSPYDKYGIIKTKPLIFKGNRLVLNINTGATGYAQVGFLDENGNPIKGFSVDDCVYINDNAVEHEVEWLNKGKSGSTASRDVSSLEGKVVQLVFRMRGTKLYSMQFIKK, from the coding sequence ATGGTGAAAAGAAATATTTGTTTGTTATTTATAATAGTTTTTATAACTACTAAAATTACTATTTCGCAAGTTGAAGTTGATCAAAAAGATATAGAAATAACAAACGAAAAAACAAAAACTACAGTCTTATGGTTATTTGATGCTCAAATTGGGTTATACCCAAGCAGCGTGATAGATGATATTTCTGAAAACGATTATCCTCTTGTACTTGGTTTAGGAGGACAAATAGTTCCCGGCAAATTTGGAAATGCACTAGAACCAATTCCCCATCCACCAATAAAAATTCCTGAAGGCAAAGCAGAATATGGATTGCAGAAGCTTCCTGTTCCTAATGGAAGAACAGTAGAACCAATGACTTGGTACAATGCTAATTTTTGTGCTTTAATGACAAGTGGTGAAAAACATTTAAGAAAAGAAGTTTCTTTTAAGCAGCCAACAAAAACAAAATTGAACATTGGCAATTTTGATTGGACAATAGAGTTTTGGTTTTGTCCTAACAAAAAAAATGGTAAATACGGCGTAGTATTTGAAATAGGAGAAGGCCCGAGAGGCGAAAACAATAATGTGACTCAGTTAATCCTTGATTCACTTCTTGCAAATTTTATTTTAATTAATCAGCCTGCTAATGTAAGATTAGTTATCCCTTCCGATGCAAAGGCATTAAATCCTTATTTAAAACAGTGGCACCATTTTGCATTTGTTTATTCAGCTAAGCAAAAACAATTGATGCACTATGTCGATGGAAAACTTCAAAAATTACCCGAAAAGTGTGTGTTAAAGGGTCTTAATGAAGGTAATGAAGATTACATGAGTATCGGTCGAGATGGCTTATGGAAACATCCTTTACAGGGGAAGATTGACGAGCTGAGATTTTCTGAAGGTATAGTTTATGTAAAAAATTTTACCCCTCCTAAGAGTTTTTCTCCGCAGTATAATGGCACAAAAAAGAAAATTGAACTCGTAAAAGGCTTGCCTCTTTTATTTGATGATAAGTCAAAAAATAAAATACCGATTGAATTGGGAAGCAGGAAATATCTTTTCATTGATGATGCTATTGCAGAAGAAATTAAAAATATAACGTTCAACGTTAATCCGCCTAAGTTTGGAGGAAGAGTAATTAATAATATAAAAGGACAATTTAGGAAACACTTGACTGTTGTGGAAGATGAAAATGGATTAATAAGAATGTACTATGGTGAAGTAAATGATTTTTTAGGTGTTCGCACTTCTAAAGATGGAATACATTGGCAAATACCTGATTTGGGAAATGGTGAATATAAAGGATTAAAAAATATCACAATAAAAGAAGAGGTTGGTGGACTCGGAAATCCTTTCATCGATCCTAACGGACCACCTGAAGCAAAATGGAAATTAATTACTGGTTATAATAACAGAGGAATTTATTTGTATACTTCTCCTGATGGATTTAATTGGACGCGTCATAAAGAAGCAGTTCTTCCGTTTAGATCCGGTACACAATCTTGTACGTTTTATAATGACCAAACACAAGAATATGTAGGTTATCACAGAACAGGTATATTTAGTACACCTAGTGGTGCAACTCAACGGAGCAGTAGTCTCACTGAAACAAAAGATCTTTACACCAGTTGGAAATACAATCCGCTCTCACAAAAAGATTATTTGGACTCAGCTAAGATAAAAAGACTTCGTGAACCATTGCCATGGTGGCTGGATAATGGACCTTTAACTCCAGGTGGCTTTGGATTAGAGCTCCCTCATACTTTTGATCCCGATAGTGCAGATCCTGTGGGTACAGATATTTATGTAACAAAAGCCCAAAAGTATCAATGGGCACCAGATACTTATTTTGCCTTCCCTATTACCTATTTTCATTATGAAGATGATGGACCGTTAACTAGAAAAATTCTATCGAGTCCGGAAAAGAGACTCGGTTCAGGTCCAGTTGAAACACAAATTGCTGTTAGTCGTGATGGAATTAACTGGAAACGCTTTTATCGCCCAGCTTATATAGGTATTGGCAACTATGATGGGGTCGATGTCCATCAAGTGTATATTGCAGTTGGGATGATTAAAATGGGAAATGAAATCTGGCAATATTTTTTAGGGAACCCCGAGTATCATTCTTCATATCAAAATTTGGATTCTTTAATAGCGGTTTATCGTACTATTCAAAGAATTGATGGTTTTATCTCTGCTGACTCACCATACGATAAGTATGGAATTATAAAAACAAAACCATTGATTTTTAAGGGCAATAGATTAGTCCTAAATATAAATACTGGGGCTACAGGATATGCACAAGTTGGCTTTCTTGATGAAAATGGTAACCCTATCAAAGGTTTTTCAGTTGACGATTGTGTTTATATAAATGACAATGCAGTTGAACATGAAGTTGAATGGCTTAATAAGGGGAAGTCGGGATCGACCGCTTCGCGGGACGTTTCTTCACTAGAAGGGAAAGTTGTTCAACTTGTATTTAGGATGAGAGGAACTAAGTTGTATTCAATGCAATTTATCAAGAAATAA
- a CDS encoding right-handed parallel beta-helix repeat-containing protein encodes MSFMQKIGTAFLLVALFILALSCSNSKRSLFEQAGWRLNNDIHPKTQRLDLSKFSKIVYVSKINESNLQNGTKQYPFGAIKAALESLNNLSENSQAAVLVSQGIYTEETIYLIKYVHLFGGFNPKTWERDIDKYETVLTNDKEGRLIIAENSTTIDGFIIRGARYRGKGAAIYCEGTSPMITNNFFIDDMSLKPLNWKPKYWHETANDGGAIYGKDGASPIIKNNLFIENKTECGRGGACAFDNQCNPKIIDNVFYRNQTGLDDPMRSSDGGAVSIFRWSKGLIEGNIFLSNSSHSNNDAGALFVALWSSPVIRNNIFVDNESGDDAGALFVGGQEHRYDKPLDTYPPKDKFYVIIENNTFIGNRNPSMNSGAMRFTMESRGKFSKNVVAQNNGIYFQRSETEITDNIILDKMLVIETKESLGKSLIKNNIIWADFVLDQTIADVQNNNLLDADSFNGNQKLTPEFKDDGLLLLVYSAYFVKDKNYSELIVNNNSIPNLIGRIVKSDDKWSIVKSYKDNTLQIWGNFSGVTQIQVLPTYTLNTK; translated from the coding sequence ATGTCTTTTATGCAAAAAATTGGAACTGCTTTTTTACTAGTTGCATTATTTATACTTGCTTTGTCTTGTTCAAATTCTAAACGGAGTTTATTTGAGCAAGCAGGGTGGAGATTAAATAACGATATACATCCAAAAACACAGCGACTCGATTTATCAAAATTTTCAAAGATAGTTTATGTATCAAAAATTAATGAAAGCAATCTGCAAAATGGCACAAAACAATATCCATTTGGCGCCATAAAAGCTGCACTGGAAAGTTTAAATAATTTGTCTGAAAATTCCCAAGCTGCCGTACTTGTTTCACAAGGAATTTATACTGAAGAAACTATTTACTTAATTAAATATGTACATCTTTTTGGTGGATTTAACCCCAAAACTTGGGAACGAGACATTGATAAGTATGAAACTGTTTTAACAAATGATAAAGAAGGTAGATTAATAATTGCTGAAAATAGCACAACGATCGATGGCTTTATAATTAGAGGTGCAAGATATAGAGGTAAAGGTGCTGCAATTTATTGTGAAGGGACCTCCCCTATGATAACAAATAATTTTTTTATTGATGATATGTCATTAAAACCTTTGAATTGGAAACCAAAATATTGGCATGAAACAGCTAATGATGGCGGTGCAATTTATGGGAAGGATGGGGCATCACCAATAATTAAAAATAATTTATTCATTGAAAACAAAACAGAATGTGGCCGCGGCGGAGCCTGTGCATTCGATAATCAATGTAATCCTAAAATTATTGATAATGTTTTTTATAGAAATCAAACAGGTTTAGATGATCCAATGAGAAGCAGCGATGGCGGTGCTGTTTCAATTTTTCGCTGGTCTAAAGGCTTAATCGAAGGGAACATCTTCTTAAGCAATTCATCTCATTCCAATAACGACGCCGGTGCTCTTTTTGTTGCTTTATGGAGTTCACCAGTTATCAGAAATAATATTTTTGTTGATAATGAATCTGGTGACGATGCAGGCGCTTTGTTTGTGGGTGGACAGGAGCATCGATATGATAAACCATTAGACACATATCCGCCTAAAGATAAATTTTACGTGATAATTGAAAACAATACTTTTATTGGTAATAGAAATCCTTCAATGAATTCCGGTGCTATGCGATTCACCATGGAAAGTCGAGGCAAATTTTCAAAAAATGTTGTAGCACAAAACAATGGAATATATTTTCAACGAAGTGAAACTGAAATAACCGATAATATAATTTTAGATAAAATGCTTGTGATTGAAACAAAGGAAAGTTTGGGCAAAAGTCTAATTAAAAATAATATTATTTGGGCTGATTTTGTTTTAGACCAAACAATTGCTGATGTTCAAAATAATAACTTGCTTGATGCTGATAGTTTTAATGGTAATCAAAAATTAACTCCAGAATTTAAAGATGATGGATTGCTTCTACTAGTATATTCAGCTTACTTCGTAAAAGACAAAAATTATTCTGAATTAATAGTTAACAACAATTCTATTCCTAATCTTATCGGAAGAATTGTTAAATCTGATGATAAATGGAGTATAGTAAAATCTTACAAAGATAACACTTTACAAATCTGGGGAAATTTTTCTGGCGTTACACAAATTCAAGTACTCCCAACATATACACTTAATACCAAATAA
- a CDS encoding aldolase/citrate lyase family protein: MISKRVVRRDLLLLLLLIPLLIIQAQVRYIDENYKPKRINKCIELLEEGQPIYYINATGGYEEGKKLAKTWADYIMYNMEHSPLDFKALREFMRGLVDGGPTPSGHRTPTVIVSLPLLGLNGDVVEAGAWMYEQALAQGVHGVELARVRNPEAIEKLIQAIRYPIHKQGADVLGVGYRGYGSQKFAAWVWGVDDTTYLKKADVWPLNPNGELMVGVKIEDTTALRNCEQTLKVPGICFAEHGPRDMGLTYGYLEGRADPPIPPEVVAAGDKVLSECKKNGLAFLDNVLPDNVIKQIQKGVKICAGGKKESADIGRNFTKRKMPW, encoded by the coding sequence ATGATTTCAAAAAGAGTTGTAAGAAGAGATCTGTTATTACTTTTGTTATTGATTCCTTTACTTATAATACAAGCCCAAGTAAGATATATTGACGAAAACTATAAGCCAAAGCGAATAAACAAATGCATCGAACTGCTTGAAGAAGGGCAACCTATTTATTATATAAATGCAACTGGTGGTTACGAAGAAGGTAAAAAACTAGCAAAGACTTGGGCAGATTATATTATGTACAATATGGAACACAGCCCGCTTGATTTTAAAGCACTTAGAGAATTTATGCGTGGACTTGTTGATGGTGGGCCAACTCCGAGTGGGCATAGAACTCCAACTGTAATTGTGAGCCTGCCTTTATTAGGCTTAAATGGTGATGTGGTTGAAGCTGGTGCGTGGATGTATGAGCAAGCATTAGCTCAAGGTGTCCATGGCGTTGAGCTTGCAAGAGTAAGAAACCCTGAGGCAATAGAAAAATTAATTCAAGCTATACGTTACCCAATACATAAACAAGGTGCTGATGTGTTAGGAGTAGGGTATAGAGGCTACGGCAGTCAAAAATTTGCGGCTTGGGTTTGGGGCGTTGACGATACAACTTACTTGAAAAAGGCTGATGTGTGGCCGTTGAATCCAAATGGCGAATTGATGGTTGGAGTTAAAATTGAAGATACAACTGCATTAAGAAATTGTGAACAGACTTTGAAAGTGCCCGGTATCTGTTTTGCCGAGCATGGTCCCCGAGATATGGGTTTAACTTATGGCTATCTTGAAGGCAGAGCCGATCCTCCTATTCCACCTGAAGTAGTTGCGGCTGGTGATAAGGTTTTATCCGAATGCAAAAAAAATGGACTCGCTTTTCTTGATAATGTATTGCCTGATAATGTGATTAAACAAATTCAAAAAGGTGTAAAAATTTGTGCGGGTGGAAAAAAAGAATCAGCTGATATTGGTAGAAATTTTACTAAAAGAAAAATGCCATGGTAA
- a CDS encoding fumarylacetoacetate hydrolase family protein yields the protein MSNIFSQPQKFCRFIYKDKIYYGLVEGDSIFALNTEPWNNFQKSNNPIQKEKVKLLNPTNPRTIVGLIKSYKQSWEGKNPPKTVRWFIKPPNAAGIPGNDIVLPLSLDEVKVEVEMIIIIGKKIKNGNEIDAKEAIFGYTVGCDVMGNQSSFHRINNEPQDADENALGLGLKACDGFEPYGPFIYKKVDWQNKKTFLQITNGEGKNIINYEDNTSNLLYSPEKIVSDLSKVMTLSPGDIISSGTGKSFIAKVGDTVNLQIENLGGFSFKIEK from the coding sequence ATGAGTAACATTTTTTCTCAGCCGCAAAAATTCTGCCGCTTCATTTACAAAGATAAAATTTATTATGGATTAGTTGAAGGCGACAGCATTTTTGCTTTGAACACAGAACCATGGAATAATTTTCAAAAGAGTAATAATCCAATTCAAAAAGAAAAAGTAAAGTTATTAAATCCTACTAATCCACGAACAATTGTTGGATTAATTAAATCGTACAAACAAAGCTGGGAAGGCAAAAATCCACCTAAAACTGTTCGCTGGTTTATTAAACCACCAAATGCTGCTGGCATTCCGGGTAATGATATTGTTTTACCTTTATCATTAGACGAAGTTAAAGTTGAAGTGGAAATGATTATAATAATTGGGAAGAAAATAAAAAATGGAAATGAAATTGATGCAAAAGAAGCAATTTTTGGCTATACAGTAGGATGCGATGTTATGGGTAATCAATCATCTTTTCATAGAATTAACAATGAACCACAGGATGCTGATGAAAATGCTTTAGGACTTGGATTAAAAGCATGTGATGGCTTTGAACCATACGGTCCTTTCATTTATAAAAAAGTTGACTGGCAGAACAAAAAAACATTTTTACAAATCACGAATGGAGAAGGGAAGAACATAATAAATTACGAAGATAACACATCCAATTTATTGTATAGCCCAGAGAAAATTGTTAGCGATCTTTCAAAGGTTATGACGCTTTCCCCGGGTGACATTATCTCATCTGGCACTGGTAAATCATTTATTGCAAAAGTCGGCGATACTGTTAATTTGCAAATAGAAAATCTTGGAGGATTTTCTTTCAAGATTGAAAAGTGA
- a CDS encoding glycoside hydrolase family 27 protein: protein MKKLLVVFFFLSMYIFAQKFEGLAKTPPMGWNSWNKFGCNVSEDLIRQMADAMVASGMKDAGYQYIVIDDCWHGYRDSLGFIHPDPNRFPSGIKALADYIHSKGLKFGIYSDAGWETCQSKPGSRGHEYQDALTYAKWGVDYLKYDWCNTGKLNAKEAYITMRNALQAAGRPIVFSICEWGKNKPWEWAKDVGHLWRTTPDIIACFDCDLKDGSLGILQILDREAGLRIYSGPDHWNDPDMLEVGNGMSVNEDRAHFSMWCMLAAPLIAGNDLSNMTDETKEILTNKEVISVDQDSLGIQGFRYSEEDGLEIWFKPLKDDNWAVCFLNRTTNPIDINFAWREHRIVDSVFNKVADFKTTTYKIRDLWVKKDIGRTNKDFTEVVPAHDVVMLRLSPIK from the coding sequence ATGAAAAAACTATTAGTAGTTTTTTTCTTTTTATCGATGTACATTTTTGCCCAAAAATTCGAAGGGCTTGCAAAAACACCACCAATGGGATGGAATAGTTGGAATAAATTTGGCTGTAATGTGAGCGAGGACCTTATCCGCCAAATGGCAGATGCAATGGTTGCAAGTGGAATGAAAGATGCCGGCTATCAATACATTGTTATTGATGACTGTTGGCATGGTTACCGCGATAGCCTTGGATTCATACATCCAGACCCAAATCGATTTCCTTCCGGAATTAAAGCACTCGCCGATTACATCCATTCCAAAGGATTAAAATTTGGGATATATTCAGATGCTGGTTGGGAAACATGTCAAAGTAAACCTGGCAGCAGAGGCCATGAATACCAAGATGCCTTAACTTATGCAAAATGGGGTGTTGATTATTTGAAATATGATTGGTGTAATACAGGCAAGCTTAATGCTAAAGAAGCTTATATAACAATGCGAAATGCATTACAAGCTGCAGGAAGACCAATTGTGTTTAGTATATGCGAATGGGGTAAAAACAAACCATGGGAATGGGCAAAAGATGTCGGACATCTTTGGCGAACCACACCAGATATTATTGCTTGTTTTGATTGTGATTTAAAAGACGGCTCACTTGGTATATTACAAATTCTTGATAGGGAAGCAGGACTGCGTATTTACTCTGGACCAGATCACTGGAACGACCCCGATATGCTTGAAGTAGGAAACGGTATGTCAGTCAATGAAGACAGAGCTCATTTTTCAATGTGGTGTATGCTTGCTGCTCCATTAATTGCCGGAAACGATTTATCGAATATGACAGATGAGACAAAAGAAATTTTAACTAACAAAGAAGTTATAAGTGTAGACCAAGATTCACTTGGGATACAAGGATTTAGATATTCTGAAGAAGATGGACTTGAAATTTGGTTTAAGCCTTTAAAGGACGATAACTGGGCTGTTTGTTTTTTGAATCGTACTACTAATCCAATCGATATTAATTTTGCATGGCGTGAACATAGAATAGTGGATTCTGTTTTTAATAAAGTAGCTGATTTTAAGACTACGACATATAAGATAAGAGATTTATGGGTGAAGAAAGATATAGGTAGAACGAATAAAGATTTCACTGAAGTAGTTCCGGCACATGATGTAGTAATGTTGAGATTAAGTCCAATAAAATGA
- a CDS encoding glycoside hydrolase family 27 protein: MKKFLTVFLMVTWTIFAQKFEKLALTPPMGWEGWNKFGCNTNEELIKKMADAMVASGMKDVGYQYIIIDDCWEGERDSLGFIHPDPNRFPSGIKAIADYVHSKGLKLGIYSDAGWKTCEERPGSRGYEFQDAIKYAEWGVDFLKYDWCNTKGLNAEEAYLTMRNALYAAKRPVVFSICEWGKNKPWEWAKDVGHLWRTAPDITPCFDCIVDHGSWEAWGIMQIIDREVGLRIYSGPDHWNDPDMLEVGNGMSVNEDRAHFSMWCMLAAPLIAGNDLSNMTDETKEILTNKEVISVDQDSLGIQGFRYSEEDGLEIWFKPLKDDNWAVCFLNRTTNPIDINFAWREHRIVDSVFNKVADFKTTTYKIRDLWVKKDIGRTNKDFTEVVPAHDVVMLRLSPIK, translated from the coding sequence ATGAAAAAATTTTTAACGGTATTTTTAATGGTAACTTGGACAATATTTGCACAAAAATTTGAAAAGCTTGCATTAACTCCTCCAATGGGATGGGAGGGTTGGAATAAATTTGGCTGCAATACAAATGAAGAACTTATTAAGAAAATGGCAGATGCAATGGTTGCAAGCGGAATGAAAGATGTGGGTTACCAATATATTATAATTGATGATTGCTGGGAAGGAGAGCGCGATAGCCTTGGATTCATACATCCAGACCCTAATCGTTTTCCATCTGGAATTAAGGCCATTGCCGATTATGTGCATTCCAAAGGATTAAAACTTGGAATTTATTCTGACGCTGGGTGGAAAACTTGCGAAGAGAGACCAGGCAGCCGCGGTTATGAATTTCAGGATGCAATAAAATATGCAGAATGGGGCGTGGACTTTCTTAAATATGATTGGTGCAATACAAAAGGATTGAATGCTGAAGAAGCCTACTTAACAATGCGGAATGCATTATACGCAGCTAAAAGACCAGTTGTCTTCAGTATATGTGAATGGGGTAAAAACAAACCATGGGAATGGGCAAAAGATGTCGGACACCTTTGGCGAACTGCTCCGGATATTACTCCTTGCTTTGATTGTATTGTTGACCATGGGTCATGGGAAGCATGGGGTATTATGCAAATAATCGATAGGGAAGTAGGACTGCGTATTTACTCTGGACCAGATCACTGGAACGACCCCGATATGCTTGAAGTAGGAAACGGTATGTCAGTCAATGAAGACAGAGCTCATTTTTCAATGTGGTGTATGCTTGCTGCTCCATTAATTGCCGGAAACGATTTATCGAATATGACAGATGAGACAAAAGAAATTTTAACTAACAAAGAAGTTATAAGTGTAGACCAAGATTCACTTGGGATACAAGGATTTAGATATTCTGAAGAAGATGGACTTGAAATTTGGTTTAAGCCTTTAAAGGACGATAACTGGGCTGTTTGTTTTTTGAATCGTACTACTAATCCAATCGATATTAATTTTGCATGGCGTGAACATAGAATAGTGGATTCTGTTTTTAATAAAGTAGCTGATTTTAAGACTACGACATATAAGATAAGAGATTTATGGGTGAAGAAAGATATAGGTAGAACGAATAAAGATTTCACTGAAGTAGTTCCGGCACATGATGTAGTAATGTTGAGATTAAGTCCAATAAAATGA
- a CDS encoding anaerobic sulfatase-maturation protein, translated as MKYSEAFHVIAKPNGPICNLDCKYCFYLEKEKLYLGNKNWAMTDNVLESFIKQYIETQAVPEINFTWQGGEPTLLGLNFFKKVVELQKKYSNGKKILNSLQTNGVTLNDNWCEFFAENNFLIGISIDGPEGMHDYYRVYKGGQPSFSKVMTGLNYLKKHKVEFNTLTCVTRKNSYYPLEVYTFLKEIGSRFIQFIPIVERKAVSRSEKDLELISPDYNGIAEVTEWSVEPLQYGKFLTAIFDEWVKKDVGKYFVQIFDVALESWYGMMQSLCVFRETCGTALAIEHNGDLFSCDHYVYPENQLGNIIETNLASLVDSPQQKQFGIDKRDTLPKYCLECEVRFACNGECPKHRFIKTPEGENGLNYLCVGYKLFFNHAAPYMRFMANELRNKRPPANVIEWAIEKEKGFPSFNVGRNDDCPCGSGKKYKKCCGEALTK; from the coding sequence ATGAAATATTCAGAAGCATTTCATGTTATAGCAAAACCAAATGGTCCGATATGCAATTTGGACTGCAAATATTGTTTTTATTTAGAGAAAGAAAAACTTTATTTGGGCAATAAGAATTGGGCTATGACAGATAATGTGCTTGAATCTTTTATTAAGCAATATATTGAGACTCAAGCAGTACCTGAAATAAATTTCACGTGGCAAGGGGGCGAACCGACTTTACTTGGCTTGAATTTTTTCAAAAAGGTTGTTGAATTACAGAAGAAATATTCTAATGGCAAGAAAATTCTCAACTCACTACAGACAAACGGGGTAACACTCAATGACAATTGGTGCGAGTTTTTTGCAGAAAATAATTTTTTAATTGGAATATCAATTGATGGTCCTGAAGGAATGCATGATTATTACCGAGTTTATAAAGGAGGTCAACCAAGTTTTAGCAAAGTGATGACAGGCTTAAATTATCTAAAGAAACATAAAGTTGAATTCAATACTTTAACATGCGTAACCCGAAAAAATTCTTACTATCCCTTAGAAGTTTATACTTTCTTAAAAGAAATTGGTAGTAGATTTATTCAGTTTATTCCTATAGTGGAAAGAAAAGCAGTTTCACGCAGTGAAAAAGATTTAGAATTAATTTCTCCTGATTACAATGGAATTGCTGAGGTGACTGAATGGTCTGTTGAGCCGCTACAGTATGGAAAATTTTTAACTGCAATTTTTGATGAATGGGTGAAAAAAGATGTTGGGAAATATTTTGTGCAAATATTTGATGTTGCTCTCGAAAGTTGGTACGGCATGATGCAGTCTCTTTGTGTTTTTAGAGAAACATGCGGCACTGCATTAGCAATTGAACATAATGGTGATTTGTTTTCATGTGATCATTATGTTTATCCAGAAAACCAACTTGGAAATATTATAGAAACCAATTTAGCATCACTCGTTGATTCACCACAGCAAAAACAGTTTGGTATTGACAAAAGAGATACACTACCTAAATATTGTCTTGAGTGCGAAGTGAGGTTCGCCTGTAACGGAGAGTGCCCGAAACATAGATTTATTAAAACGCCAGAAGGAGAAAATGGGTTAAATTATTTATGTGTTGGCTATAAATTATTTTTTAATCACGCAGCTCCGTATATGAGATTTATGGCAAATGAGCTAAGAAATAAAAGACCGCCCGCAAATGTAATAGAATGGGCAATCGAAAAAGAAAAAGGATTTCCATCTTTCAATGTTGGAAGAAATGATGACTGTCCGTGCGGTAGCGGTAAGAAATACAAAAAATGCTGCGGAGAAGCTCTTACCAAATAA
- a CDS encoding Gfo/Idh/MocA family protein, whose protein sequence is MDSVKWGIIGCGNVTEVKSGPAFQKATNSELVAVMRRNGELAKDYAKRHNVPKWYDHADKLINDNDVNAVYIATPPSTHKYYTLKVAQAGKPVYVEKPMAMNYAECEEMINACEKADVPLFVAYYRRSLPRFLKVKSIIEDNQLGKVLFVDVKLYRQPTSFDKDPQNWRVIPEIAGCGYFCDLASHTLDLLQYYFDKITVAKGLFKNQSGRYKAEDFVSAVFEFKSGVEGTGSWCFNALKNEDKVEIIGTRGKITFSTFSNEPVVLITENGTKTFMIQHPPHIQQPLIQNIVDELLGNGKSPSTGETAAATNWVIDKILNRI, encoded by the coding sequence ATGGATTCAGTAAAATGGGGAATAATTGGCTGCGGTAATGTAACCGAAGTAAAAAGTGGTCCTGCTTTTCAGAAAGCAACTAACTCTGAATTAGTAGCAGTTATGCGTCGCAACGGTGAACTTGCTAAAGATTATGCGAAACGCCACAATGTTCCTAAATGGTACGACCATGCAGATAAATTAATTAATGATAATGATGTAAATGCAGTTTACATTGCAACTCCTCCATCAACTCATAAATATTATACTTTGAAAGTTGCTCAAGCAGGTAAGCCGGTATATGTCGAAAAGCCAATGGCAATGAATTATGCAGAATGTGAGGAAATGATTAATGCTTGTGAAAAAGCAGATGTTCCTTTATTTGTTGCTTACTATCGTCGTTCACTACCAAGATTTCTAAAAGTAAAATCAATAATTGAAGATAATCAATTAGGCAAGGTTCTTTTTGTTGATGTTAAATTATATAGACAGCCTACGTCGTTCGACAAAGACCCACAAAATTGGCGAGTAATACCTGAAATAGCAGGCTGCGGATATTTTTGTGACCTTGCCTCTCACACATTAGATTTATTGCAATATTATTTTGATAAGATTACAGTTGCTAAAGGGTTATTTAAAAATCAAAGTGGGCGTTATAAAGCTGAGGACTTTGTTAGTGCTGTGTTCGAATTTAAAAGTGGAGTGGAAGGAACTGGCAGTTGGTGTTTTAATGCACTTAAAAATGAAGATAAGGTAGAAATAATTGGAACAAGAGGAAAAATTACATTCTCTACATTTTCAAATGAACCAGTGGTTTTGATTACAGAAAATGGTACAAAAACTTTCATGATTCAACATCCTCCTCACATTCAGCAGCCTTTAATCCAAAATATTGTTGATGAACTTTTAGGAAATGGTAAATCTCCTAGTACAGGTGAAACAGCAGCAGCAACTAATTGGGTAATTGACAAAATATTAAACAGAATTTGA